TTATGGAAAAAAAACGAATTTAGAATTACAGAATGAAAATAATAAGAAAAAATAAAAAAGATAAAGAAAGAAGAGAAATATATAAACAAGCAGAAAAAATGAAAAACATGTATAAAATGTTACGACGTAATGAATTATTAGATCAAGAAACACGAAATTATTTTAATATGAAAGTAACAAGTAGTGAAAAAAATAGTTCAATCAGTAGAATAAAAAATCGATGTGTGGAAACAGGCAGATCACGAGGAATAATAAGTGCATATAGAATATCACGTTTACGATTTAGAGAATATATGAAAATGGGATTAATAAGTGGAGTAAAAAAAATAAGTTATTAATGAAAAAATTACAAAACGTATTTGCAGCAATAAAAACAGGCTTATTAGCAAAAGCGACAAGTGTAACCGTTATAGGATCAAAACGTGTATTTGAAATATTATCAAGATTTGAAAATGAAGGGCTAATTAGAGGATTTCAAATAATAGATATAAGTAAAAATAAAGTAAGTATATATTTAAAATATAAACAAGATATGACAAGTTTATTATCAAAAATTAAAGTAGTATCTGTAAATAAAGAAAAATTATATATAAAAGGAAAATTATTGAAAAAATTAAACACTGGAGTAAATATGTATTTTGTAGAAAGTAAATTTGGTTTACAAACATTACCTCAATTAAAAATAAGAAATAAAAGGTTATATGCGCCATTAGGAGGTGAAATAAAATATATAGTTGAAATAAATAAAGTAAATCCAAAAATACAAGAACTAATAAAAAAAAAACATGAAATATAGTCAAAATAAAAGTCTAAATACATTTGAAATAGAATATAAAATAGCGAATAAATCGGTAAAAATAAAAAGTAGTGGAAAAATGGGAGTAATAACAAAAGAATTAAAATTAAAAGAACCCGCAATCCAATCAAATAATATATATTATTTAAAAAATCATGGAGATAGTAGAATAATAATAGGAACAATGAAACAACAAATTCAAGGGGTATTAGCTGGTTTTTGTATTGAATTAAAATTAGTCGGATTAGGATTTGTTGTACATAAAGTCGGAAATACATTAGTACTAGATGTAGGATATAGTCATTATCGAAGTTGTTTAATTCCGAAAGAGGTTGTAGTAAAATTAGAAGGATCACAAATCATCTTATATAGTATAAATAAAGAAAAAGTAACCACATTTGCAAGTTTATTAAAAACGTTTAAGAAAATAAATATGTATAAAGGTACTGGAATATTAGGTATCAATGAAAAAATTAAATTAAAAAAAGGAAAAGTGAGATAAGATGGGAATAGTAATTGGAAAAATTGAATTAAATAATGAGAAGCAAATAATAGGAGAATTAAAGAAAAAAATTAAAGGAGTGAATTTTCATATTGCTCAAAAAGTAATAATGTTAAGTGGAAATGTCGCAAGTATAAAAGGAAACAAATTAATACAAAGTGAGGAAAAGCAAATAGTAGATATACTGCAAAGATTTAAAGGCTTATATTCACATAACTATGGATTAAAAGAAGAAGCATTAGCAAAAATAAGACGAATAGAAAATGTTTATAGATATATTAGAGTAAGACAAGGATATCCTGTAAGAGGACGAACAAAAAGTAATGCAAATACAGTAAAACGACAACGAAACGTAAGTACAGGTGTGAAAACAAAACGAAAAAAAATGTATTTATTAAATGGTAAACCAACAAATCGAAAAGAGAGAAAAATATTTAATAAATTAAAAAAATTACAAGAGAAAAAGAATAAAGAACAAAAAAAATCACAAAAATGCAAAACAAAAAAATAGCACATATAGTAAGAATAGAAATGTTTGAAGAAAAAATAGATAGATTAGATTTAATATTTACCAAATATGTAGAATATAAATTTCCTTTATATTTATTAGGAAAATTATGGTTATATAAATTTATAAGACGAAAATTTAATTTAATAGGACCTTTAAATGAACAAATTTTAAGTCCATATTTACAATTTAATTTATATTTTGATAAATCGAAAGCCCGAAAGGAAACGTTTAAAGTATATTTAGGAAAAATTGGATTTGTTTTATTACATGTTTTTTATTTAAGTTGTATTGCATATTATGATAGTTTTTTATATGCCAAAGTAATGAATGACTGGTTAGAAGAAGTTATGAGAACAAGATATTAAAAAAATGATAGGAATAAATAAAATGATTATACAGAGAACAGAGTTATATACTACAACAGGAGTAGTTAAAAGTACAATCCACGGAAATATTATAAATATTTCTTTTAATAGAAACATACAATATCAATATAGACAAATTAGTAATAAGAATAAAAATAGGAATTTAAGTCCACGAGTACTTAATTTAAAGGAAAAGGGCACTGCAAGAGTAACCAAATTAAATAAAAACAGAAAAAAAGGAATGAGAGTTGTACAAAAGAAAGATATTTTAAACGCTAAGTTGAATGTACAAACACCAATAGTTGTTGAGGAAATTAAAAATATTAGTTTCGCTTCACAAATGGTACATAAGGAACACGACAATTTACCGACGTTGCGGTCAAAACAACGAATGTTATTAAAAGCATATTTTGATCAATTACGAATAAACAATTTAAAGGCTGTAAATAACATTTTTACATTAAAAAAGAGAGTATTAAATTTAAAAAGCAATTATTTAATTGTAACATATAGTCCGAAAGGAACAAAAGTTAATAAGGCTAATGTTTTACAACAATTGTTAAAATATAAACAATATTTTACAAAAAAATGGGCTTTCAAACTAAAAGCGAGAGTTACAAAAACGAACTTTATAAAAACTCAAATAGCGCTGGAAAAGCAAAAAGTACGAAATATCGCACAGCCATGTTATATTAGTCTTAACCAAAAGATAAATAAAAAATTACAAAAATTACAAAAACAAAAGTTAGTTCTAACAAGTAAGGCAAAATTACAAAGATTTAAAAAACAAAGATATCTGTTTTTAAAAAGCCAAAGTAAATTAGATATAGATTTATTGTTAATAGAATTAAAAAAGAAAGCGCGACAATCGAAAATAAAGTACAAACGGCGTACAAAAAAAAAGGTTAAAAGTGTGAAGGTTATTGAGGAGTTAAAAGACTTTGTAGCTCTTGAAGAAGAAATGGAAGCTTATTATAAAACTCCAGTTGAAACAATTATGTCATCAATAGTAACAAAATATACTGAAAACGCAAAACCATTAATACTAAAAAACTTACAACAAAAATTGCGAGTGAAAGAGTATTTACAGTACTCACAAATAAGACGATTAATAGATATAACGAATGAAAAGGAATTATATAAAAATAAGGAGCTGAGCAAAAGAAATGAAAAAAAACTGAAAAAAAGTATTCAACAAAAATTTCTTAAAACTGTAGTAATAGCTGTAAATCATAAAAAAAATCAACAAAAAGATAGTAAAAAAGAATTAATTATTAAAGTATTATTAAATATCTTACGAAGAAAAGGTGAAGTACCTTTTGAAGGAAAGATAGATATGGTATTACCATATTTAAAAGAGTTAGGGAGAAAACAAGACGATGCGAAGATGAATAATTTAGCGTTAAATTTACAAATGAGGATCGTAACCGATTTATTAAACTATAAAGGTGATACAGAAGTAAAGAACAATCATGTGGCTTTAGTACGTAAACGAATAGATTATCTAAACTATATGAGTCAAAACCCACGAAGATCACGAAATGCAGGGCCGAGATCTGATTATAAAGTTATTGGGAAAGCAAAATATCAGGGAAAAATGATGTATGCTAAATTAACTGAACAAAGAAAGATGTTAGAAAATGTAGCTCTTAAAAATAATTATAATATATTAAATAATATTATAGAATCTGAAAAAAAATTATATAAGTTAAGATTACCAAAACAAAGAGTCACAGTACCGACCTTATACCAAATATATGAAAGAGTAATAAATCATATAAAAGGATTCGAAAGAAAAACACAAGGGGTATACTCGAAAGCAAAAAAATTTCAAAATATACTAACAAAACTACAAGCAATAAAAAGAAATAAAAAAGGAACTATAAAAAAAAGAAGATTGAAAAAAGCGCAAGAAGAAACGACAGCTCCTGTTACTATTCCATTAACCCAAGGGGTTTTAAGAATAACCTTAAAAAAAAAAAATATGTTTCTTGTATTACAAAATTTAAGTACAAAACATATAGATACAACAGTAACAGCAAGACAAGAATATTATCGAATATATAACCCAAAAGAAATCGATCCATTGGAGAAAAAAAAAAAACAAGCGTTGAAATTAACAGCATTAAAACCGTTAGGGCCAATAGGACGAGTGATAGGAACAGATTTATTTAGAAGAAGAGTAATAACACAAGTCTTACTAAATCTAAAAGCACAAATAAAATATAATGTATTAGATATAGAGATAAGAAAGCCGGGATTTCATTCAATAATAAATACAATATTATATAAACTATGGTATATATATGAAGATCAAGGATTACTTCGAATGTACAAATTTACAAAAAATAAAGCACATGGAAGTATGAGAAAAAAAAAACACAGAAGATTATAAGGTAAAAAAGAAAAAAGTAAGGAAAAATCCAATAACTCAGTTGGTTAGAGTATTCGTTTGATAAGCGAAAAGTCAGAGGTTCGAATCCTCTTTGGGAGAACCTAATAACTCAGTTGGTTAGAGTATTCGTTTGATAAGCGAAAAGTCAGAGGTTCGAATCCTCTTTAGGAGAATGAAATTTTGAGGGTATAGCTTAAGTGGTTAGAGTATTGGATTGTGACTTCAAAGATACCGGTTCGAGTCCGGTTACCTTCCCAAAAAAAGAAAAAAATACAGATGATAATTAGATTTAAAATAAATGAAATAGAATGTGAAGTAAATGAAGAAAAAGAAGATATAACAATATTACAAGCGTGTACGGCAAATGGAATAGAAATCCCACGATTTTGTTATCATGAAAAGTTAACAATAGCAGGAAATTGTCGAATGTGTTTAGTATATGTTACAAATGAAGAAAAATTATTAGCCGCTTGTGGAATACCGTTAGATGAGAATTTTGACGATGAAAGTATAGAAACGGAAATAGATGAAATATTAAAAGCAAGAGAAGGAGTAATGGAATTTTTATTAATAAATCATCCATTAGATTGTCCAATTTGTGATCAAGGAGGAGAATGTGATTTACAAGAGCAAACACTAGCGTATGGATTAGATACTGGAAGATTTTATATAAAAAAAAGAGCAGTAGAAATAAAAACATTTGGACGATTAATAAAAGGAATAATGACGAGATGTATTCATTGTACACGATGTGTAAGATTTTTAACAGAAATAGCAGGTGTAAATGAATTAGGAGTTTTAGGTAGAGGTTATAATATGGAAATAGGAACTTATAAAAAAAATGTAATGATTGAAAGTGAATTATCCGGAAATATCATTGATTTATGTCCTGTAGGAGCATTAACATCCGCAGTTTATGCCTATAAAGGACGACCTTGGGAATTAAAAAATATAAAAGGAATCGATATCTTTGATACTTTATTAACACCAATCAATTATCAAGTAAAAGGAGGAGAAATCTTTAGGATATTACCAAGAATAAATGATAGAATCAATGAAGAATGGATTACAGATAAAGTAAGATTTCATTATGAAAGTTATAAAATTATCGAAAAAATAAGAAAGGAAACACCAAGTTATAAAATACAAGCAAATAAATTTATAGAATTAACTTGGAAAACCGCATTAAAAATGGTATTTAAAGTGTTATTAAATAAAAAAAATAAAGTAGATTTAATAATAGGATCAAAAATAAATAGTACAAATTTAAGAATATATAAAGAATTAATGAATCGATTAGGAAGTAAAAATTATATCACAGAAAATGGTTTAATGTTTAAAAAATTTAATTATGATTTAAGAGAAAATTATATTAATAGTAATGATTTATATAATGTTGATAAAAATGATTTAGTATTATTATGTGGAATAAATTTACGAGTGGAAAGTCCTTTACTAAATATAAAATTAAGAAATGTAAATTTTGGTGATGATGAAATAGAATCTGTAAAAAAAATAGGAATTATTGGAAATAAATTTGATTGGAAACACGAAAGTGAATATATAGGAGCAACCTTAAATAGTATGTTAAAATTATTTGAAGGACGATTACCTTATTGTCAACAAATAAAAAAAAGCAAAGCGCCTTTAATTATAGTAGGACCAAGTTTATTAACTAGAATTTCATTAACATTACAAGAAATGCGAGCGATTTTCATGAAAGCATGTAATTTAAAACCAGAAAATATATTAATAATAACACAAGGAGCAAATTTTGGAATGGCATTAGAAGAAGGACTATTTAAAGAAAAGTTTAGTATAGGAGGAAATGTCTTATATAGTATAGATAGTAATGAAGTACAAGTAACAAATAAAATAAATTATGTAATTTATCAAGGAATTATAAATGATAAATTTGAAAATAAAATCGATTTATATTTACCAAGTAAACATTATTTTGAAGATTTTGAAGGAGATAGAGAAGTTTATATGAATACTTTTGGACAACGAAGTGAAATTGAGAAATTAAGCATAAGTAAAGGAAATAAAATAAAAGAAAATAGCATGATTGGATATATCCAATTAATGTATTTAAATAATAAAGAAATGACAAGAAAAGAAAAAGAACAAAAAGATATAAAACTAAGTTATAGAGAAATGAAAAAAGAAGAAAAAAGAAAAATAAAAGTAAATAAATATCTAACGATAAATAATATTATAGAAAATTATTATATGACAGATATAAATATAAGATTAAGTAAAAATTTAATGATAACCGGACAATTAAGAAAAGAAAAAAAAATAATGGAAGCAGGAATTTGGAAAAATAGAAAATGTATATAGTAAATTTAATATTACCATTAATAGGAAGTATAATAACAGGAATTTTTGGACATAAATTAGGAAATAGAATAAGTATAAAAATAGCAGTTGGTTGTATGATGTTAACTGCAATATCTAGTTTATATATTGGATATGAAATATTATTATGTAATAGTGTAGTACATTTTAAATTAGGAACGTGGATGCAAGTAGGAAGTTTAAATGTGGAATATGGTTTATTATATGATAGTTTAACAAGTATAATGATAATAGTCATAACATGTATATCAAGTATGGTACATTTATATTCGATGGATTATATGAAAGAGGATCCACATAAAACAAGATTCTTTTCATATTTATCGTTATTTACCTTTTTCATGATGCTATTAGTAACCGCCGATAATTTTGTTCAATTATTTTTTGGATGGGAAGGAGTAGGAATAATGTCTTATTTATTAATTAATTTTTGGTATACAAGATTACAAGCAAATAAATCCGCATTAAAAGCAGTAATTTTAAATAGATTTGGAGATTTTGGATTATTTTTTGGAATATTATTAGTATTTTTAGTATTTAAAAGTGTTGATTTCTCTGTAATCTTTACAATAGCACCTTTTATTACGGAATATACTATAAATTTATTAGGATATGAAGTGAATGCGATAACCTTAATAGGTAGTTTCATAGTAATAGGAGTTGTGGGAAAATCAGCACAATTAGGTTTACATATGTGGTTACCAGATGCAATGGAAGGACCAACCCCCGTATCTGCATTATTACATGCAGCAACAATGGTAACAGCTGGAGTATTTTTAGTATTACGAACCTCACCCTTATTAAGTTATTCAATAACAATATTAAATATCTTAACAATTATAGGAGCCTTAACAACTTTATTTGCAACGACAATAGGTATTGTTCAAAATGATATCAAAAGAGTAATTGCGTATTCAACTTGTAGTCAATTAGGATATATGATTTTTGCATGTGGATTATTAAATTATAATGCAAGCATATATCATTTAACAACACATGCATTTTTTAAAGCATTACTATTTTTAAGTGCCGGATCAGTAATACATGGATTAAATGATGAACAAGATATGCGAAAAATGGGAGGATTAGTAAATTTAATGCCTTTAACTTATCAATGCATGTTAATAGGAACATTAGCCTTAACTGGATTTCCATTTTTATCTGGATATTATTCAAAAGATATAATATTAGAAACAAGTTATGCAACGTATTATTGGGAAGGAACATTTGCTGCAATAATAGGATATGTCGCGGCATTTGGAACAACGTTTTATTCATTCCGATTATTAATTTTAACATTCTTTAATAAACCACGAATGCAATATAAAACAATTGCAGGAGTTCATGAAGCAAGTACAAATATGGTAATCCCTTTAGTTATTTTAGCATTATGTAGTATTTTTATTGGTTATGTAACAAAAGATTTTTTTGTAGGACTCGGTACACCAGTATGGAATAATTCATTCTTTGCTTATCCATATAATAATTTAATATTAGAATCCGAAGTATTACAACGAGAATTAAAGCTATTACCACTATTTGCATTTATTTATGGAGTAATAACCCCAGTTTTATTTTATTTTAATATAAAAGAAGATCGAATGATAAATGTAAAACAGAATTTAATGGTAAAAGAGAGTTATTTTTTTTTTGTTAAAAAATGGTATTTTGATTTCTTATCACGAGTTTTAATTGTAGTACCATTTTTTCATTTATCTTATGATGTTATGAATAAAAACTTAGATAAAGGATTATGGGAAAAAATTGGAGTCACAGGAGTAGCAACAACCTTAGTAACTGCATTTACAGCTTTAAAATTAAAAAATGAAATAACATTATCAACGTATATTAGCTATATAGTACAAACTATAATACTAATTATAGTTGTAGGAATTTTTTCTTTTATGACTGGATTTATATATATGGAATTATGTATAATAATCGGAATCTTATATATTTGTCTACCTTCAATCAAAATAGATTAAAAGTAGTCAAGTAAGTGGGTGTAAAATGTTATTCTAAAAGTAAGCTTATATAAGGGGAAAATAATATTAGTGGGCGCCCCTCCCCGCGGAAGCAAATTTATGCGTTTCCGTGAATATTTCCGAGATTAGGTAGGTTGAAATGATTAGTAAAGTAATTTCAAAAAAGCGTCCCGTATACAAGCGCAGTGTATATATAGTTTAGGTAACTCAGTTGGTTAGAGTGAAAGACTGAAAATCTTTAAGTCGGTGGTTCAAATCCACTCCTAGACATTATGGAGTGAGCTGTGTATATTTAGAGAATAGGAATAAATAAATAAAAAGAATGAGACAACGAAAAAATGTGACAAAATTTATAAAAAGAGCATATAGGGATATGGGAGAATTAAAACAATATAAACGATATACAAAGACACGATTAAATATAATATCGAATAAGGTATTTTTATTAAAGAATGAATTATATCCGTTACAACCAAAAAAAAAGAGAGGGAAAAGGGATCAACAATTGAAAACAACTTATACGAAAAAAAAATTAAAAAGAATCTTATCATTATTGTTTCGTATAGGTGGAAAAATTTATAGAAAAAAAATAAAAAAGAAAAAAATAAATTTAAAAAAACAGCAAGAACCTTTTACACAGAATTTAACATTACATCGATTATTTCGAAAGTTTTATTTAAATTTAAAATTAAAACAATTTAAATTATTATATAAGAAATATAAAGGAAATGAAAAAGTAATAATACAACAATTAGAAAAAAGAGTAGATATGGTATTATTACGAAGTGGTTTTGTAAGAAGTCTGTATGAAGCGAGACAAATAATAAATCATAAACATCTTTTAGTGAATGGAAAAATCGCAAGCTTACCTGGATATATGATAAATGTAGGTGATATTATTAGTTTTAAAGAAGGGAGCATGAAAAGAAAACTTTTAAAAAGATTAAAAAAAGGATTAATATCTAAAAAGTCAAGAAAAAGATGGACAAACCGAAACTTTAAATTTAAGCGATTTCAAAATTACAAAAGAAAAAGACAAAAAAAAAAAAATAAGAATAAAGTAAGAGCAACTGGACCAAATTATTTAGAAATATCACATTCATTATTATTAATAAGTTTAATAGAAGAGCCGAAATTAACAGCAATAAAATATCCATTTACGTTACAACCAGAAAAGAATATAAAGTTTATAACTTTATTAAAGAAATATAAAAGACTAAGATAAATAAGAAAGAATATAAGGGTCAACACTTGGCGAAAATGGTAGACGCGATAGACTTAAAATCTATTTCTATATAGAGTATCAGTTCAAGTCTGATAGTGGAGAACCCTACATTATATACTAAAAAAAAGAATGATAAAAAAACTAAAAGGTAGGCAAAGAATACAATTAATAGCATGTAATAATATAAATTATGTTTATAAAACCGAATTTCATTTAGGAGAATCCGCGTGGAAATGGAACCCAACGCTAAAAAGTTTTATATATAAAGAAATTAGTCAAATACATATAATAAGAATCCCCGCATTTTTACTAATAATAGGTAAAGTGTTAAATTTAATTAGAGAAGTAATGCGATTTAGAGGAAAAGTAGTAATCGTAGCGAATAATTTAGCAAATGGAAAAGTAATTGAACGATTAGTAAAGACAATGAGACAACCAGCGCTACTAACAAAATATTATGCAGGAGGGCTAACACGAAAAACGGAGAATCTTAGACAATATTTAGAAGCAGACAAAGGATTAACGAATCTGAAAGTGCGATCAAAGTATATAAAACAACTAATAGGATTACAAGACTTGGAGAGAAAACCTGCATATATCGTAATCTTAGATGCAATACAAGGAAAATTTTTAATAAATGAAAGTGCAATTTTAGGAATACCAACAATAGGCTGTGGAGATACAACAATAAATTTTCCAAAATTGAACTATCCATTAATAGGAAATTTTAAAAGTAGAGAGAAAAGAGGTTCAGTATTATTATTAATAAAGCATGCAATGTTTGAGGGAATGAGACAAGAAGCGACAATATTTGCAGAGTATTATAATAAATATACAAGAATGTACAAGAGCTTTTTAAAGTAATGAAAAAAAGAGCAGAGAGAATAAACAGAAGCGGAAAAAAAGAAGTATGAATTTAATAGATTTAATATTAATAGCAATATACGTAATAGGAATATCCGGTTTAATTTTTAATAAAAATAATATTATTAATATATTAATAATATCAGAATTAAACTTAGGAACATTAGGGATGTTATTTGTGTTAGCATCCGTCGAATTAAATGATATATTAGGAGAATTAAGTGGATTATATATATTAACGTTTACAGCAGCAGAATCAGCAATAGGATTAGCAATAGTGGTAATTTTATATAGTAAAACAGGAATAATAAATATCAGACATTTAAATAAATTAAAAGGCTAAAATAAAGGAAAATACAGAGGAATCCGTTGAATGATATGGCGAAAATGGTAGACGCGAGGGTCTTAGAAGCCTTTCTATAACTAGGTGGGAGTTCAAGTCTCCCTATCAGCAAAACAGGGTTCCGGTGAAGGTCTGGGGATATAGTTGAAATTGGTATAATATGGGTGTTGCATACCCGGGTTATGGGTTCGAGGCCCATTGTCTCCAGCAAAGTCTCTTTTCGTCTAGTGGTTAGGACATTGGCTTTTCATGTCAAGAACA
This Dictyostelium discoideum mitochondrion, complete genome DNA region includes the following protein-coding sequences:
- the rps11 gene encoding ribosomal protein S11, with the protein product MQNKKIAHIVRIEMFEEKIDRLDLIFTKYVEYKFPLYLLGKLWLYKFIRRKFNLIGPLNEQILSPYLQFNLYFDKSKARKETFKVYLGKIGFVLLHVFYLSCIAYYDSFLYAKVMNDWLEEVMRTRY
- the rps13 gene encoding ribosomal protein S13; the protein is MGIVIGKIELNNEKQIIGELKKKIKGVNFHIAQKVIMLSGNVASIKGNKLIQSEEKQIVDILQRFKGLYSHNYGLKEEALAKIRRIENVYRYIRVRQGYPVRGRTKSNANTVKRQRNVSTGVKTKRKKMYLLNGKPTNRKERKIFNKLKKLQEKKNKEQKKSQKCKTKK
- the nad5 gene encoding NADH dehydrogenase subunit 5, with translation MYIVNLILPLIGSIITGIFGHKLGNRISIKIAVGCMMLTAISSLYIGYEILLCNSVVHFKLGTWMQVGSLNVEYGLLYDSLTSIMIIVITCISSMVHLYSMDYMKEDPHKTRFFSYLSLFTFFMMLLVTADNFVQLFFGWEGVGIMSYLLINFWYTRLQANKSALKAVILNRFGDFGLFFGILLVFLVFKSVDFSVIFTIAPFITEYTINLLGYEVNAITLIGSFIVIGVVGKSAQLGLHMWLPDAMEGPTPVSALLHAATMVTAGVFLVLRTSPLLSYSITILNILTIIGALTTLFATTIGIVQNDIKRVIAYSTCSQLGYMIFACGLLNYNASIYHLTTHAFFKALLFLSAGSVIHGLNDEQDMRKMGGLVNLMPLTYQCMLIGTLALTGFPFLSGYYSKDIILETSYATYYWEGTFAAIIGYVAAFGTTFYSFRLLILTFFNKPRMQYKTIAGVHEASTNMVIPLVILALCSIFIGYVTKDFFVGLGTPVWNNSFFAYPYNNLILESEVLQRELKLLPLFAFIYGVITPVLFYFNIKEDRMINVKQNLMVKESYFFFVKKWYFDFLSRVLIVVPFFHLSYDVMNKNLDKGLWEKIGVTGVATTLVTAFTALKLKNEITLSTYISYIVQTIILIIVVGIFSFMTGFIYMELCIIIGILYICLPSIKID
- the rps2 gene encoding ribosomal protein S2, translated to MIKKLKGRQRIQLIACNNINYVYKTEFHLGESAWKWNPTLKSFIYKEISQIHIIRIPAFLLIIGKVLNLIREVMRFRGKVVIVANNLANGKVIERLVKTMRQPALLTKYYAGGLTRKTENLRQYLEADKGLTNLKVRSKYIKQLIGLQDLERKPAYIVILDAIQGKFLINESAILGIPTIGCGDTTINFPKLNYPLIGNFKSREKRGSVLLLIKHAMFEGMRQEATIFAEYYNKYTRMYKSFLK
- a CDS encoding ORF796 (Nucleotide G at position 48234 is missing in reference No. 10 (Cole et al. Journal of Molecular Evolution 39: 579-588).); amino-acid sequence: MIGINKMIIQRTELYTTTGVVKSTIHGNIINISFNRNIQYQYRQISNKNKNRNLSPRVLNLKEKGTARVTKLNKNRKKGMRVVQKKDILNAKLNVQTPIVVEEIKNISFASQMVHKEHDNLPTLRSKQRMLLKAYFDQLRINNLKAVNNIFTLKKRVLNLKSNYLIVTYSPKGTKVNKANVLQQLLKYKQYFTKKWAFKLKARVTKTNFIKTQIALEKQKVRNIAQPCYISLNQKINKKLQKLQKQKLVLTSKAKLQRFKKQRYLFLKSQSKLDIDLLLIELKKKARQSKIKYKRRTKKKVKSVKVIEELKDFVALEEEMEAYYKTPVETIMSSIVTKYTENAKPLILKNLQQKLRVKEYLQYSQIRRLIDITNEKELYKNKELSKRNEKKLKKSIQQKFLKTVVIAVNHKKNQQKDSKKELIIKVLLNILRRKGEVPFEGKIDMVLPYLKELGRKQDDAKMNNLALNLQMRIVTDLLNYKGDTEVKNNHVALVRKRIDYLNYMSQNPRRSRNAGPRSDYKVIGKAKYQGKMMYAKLTEQRKMLENVALKNNYNILNNIIESEKKLYKLRLPKQRVTVPTLYQIYERVINHIKGFERKTQGVYSKAKKFQNILTKLQAIKRNKKGTIKKRRLKKAQEETTAPVTIPLTQGVLRITLKKKNMFLVLQNLSTKHIDTTVTARQEYYRIYNPKEIDPLEKKKKQALKLTALKPLGPIGRVIGTDLFRRRVITQVLLNLKAQIKYNVLDIEIRKPGFHSIINTILYKLWYIYEDQGLLRMYKFTKNKAHGSMRKKKHRRL
- the rps4 gene encoding ribosomal protein S4 gives rise to the protein MRQRKNVTKFIKRAYRDMGELKQYKRYTKTRLNIISNKVFLLKNELYPLQPKKKRGKRDQQLKTTYTKKKLKRILSLLFRIGGKIYRKKIKKKKINLKKQQEPFTQNLTLHRLFRKFYLNLKLKQFKLLYKKYKGNEKVIIQQLEKRVDMVLLRSGFVRSLYEARQIINHKHLLVNGKIASLPGYMINVGDIISFKEGSMKRKLLKRLKKGLISKKSRKRWTNRNFKFKRFQNYKRKRQKKKNKNKVRATGPNYLEISHSLLLISLIEEPKLTAIKYPFTLQPEKNIKFITLLKKYKRLR
- a CDS encoding ORF688, with the protein product MIIRFKINEIECEVNEEKEDITILQACTANGIEIPRFCYHEKLTIAGNCRMCLVYVTNEEKLLAACGIPLDENFDDESIETEIDEILKAREGVMEFLLINHPLDCPICDQGGECDLQEQTLAYGLDTGRFYIKKRAVEIKTFGRLIKGIMTRCIHCTRCVRFLTEIAGVNELGVLGRGYNMEIGTYKKNVMIESELSGNIIDLCPVGALTSAVYAYKGRPWELKNIKGIDIFDTLLTPINYQVKGGEIFRILPRINDRINEEWITDKVRFHYESYKIIEKIRKETPSYKIQANKFIELTWKTALKMVFKVLLNKKNKVDLIIGSKINSTNLRIYKELMNRLGSKNYITENGLMFKKFNYDLRENYINSNDLYNVDKNDLVLLCGINLRVESPLLNIKLRNVNFGDDEIESVKKIGIIGNKFDWKHESEYIGATLNSMLKLFEGRLPYCQQIKKSKAPLIIVGPSLLTRISLTLQEMRAIFMKACNLKPENILIITQGANFGMALEEGLFKEKFSIGGNVLYSIDSNEVQVTNKINYVIYQGIINDKFENKIDLYLPSKHYFEDFEGDREVYMNTFGQRSEIEKLSISKGNKIKENSMIGYIQLMYLNNKEMTRKEKEQKDIKLSYREMKKEEKRKIKVNKYLTINNIIENYYMTDINIRLSKNLMITGQLRKEKKIMEAGIWKNRKCI
- the rps8 gene encoding ribosomal protein S8 is translated as MKKLQNVFAAIKTGLLAKATSVTVIGSKRVFEILSRFENEGLIRGFQIIDISKNKVSIYLKYKQDMTSLLSKIKVVSVNKEKLYIKGKLLKKLNTGVNMYFVESKFGLQTLPQLKIRNKRLYAPLGGEIKYIVEINKVNPKIQELIKKKHEI
- the rps14 gene encoding ribosomal protein S14 translates to MKIIRKNKKDKERREIYKQAEKMKNMYKMLRRNELLDQETRNYFNMKVTSSEKNSSISRIKNRCVETGRSRGIISAYRISRLRFREYMKMGLISGVKKISY
- the nad4L gene encoding NADH dehydrogenase subunit 4L — its product is MNLIDLILIAIYVIGISGLIFNKNNIINILIISELNLGTLGMLFVLASVELNDILGELSGLYILTFTAAESAIGLAIVVILYSKTGIINIRHLNKLKG
- the rpl6 gene encoding ribosomal protein L6, coding for MKYSQNKSLNTFEIEYKIANKSVKIKSSGKMGVITKELKLKEPAIQSNNIYYLKNHGDSRIIIGTMKQQIQGVLAGFCIELKLVGLGFVVHKVGNTLVLDVGYSHYRSCLIPKEVVVKLEGSQIILYSINKEKVTTFASLLKTFKKINMYKGTGILGINEKIKLKKGKVR